The genomic region GGTGGCGGGCAACGCGAAGACACCGTCCGGATCGTCTTCGACAGGTTCCACCGCGGCGACCTGCTCGGCTTCGTCGAACACGCGATCCTTGAGCTTCTCGCTGCTCGGCGCGAAGCGCTTGAGTTGCGCGAGGCGAAACAGCTCCTCGAGTTGCTCGACGCGTGCCTTCAAGTCCCGGTTGCTTGCCTCGAGCTCGCGGATGTAGGCGAGCACTTCGGGCGGCAGACCGGCGGTGGAATCGGGGGCTGACATGACCCTCACCTTAGCGAAATCGCCGGGCGCGTGGGTTTACGGAAGTTGTAACGACGAGGCCGATTTAAACGTCACGGCTGCGTCAACCAATGTGTCGATACTGTCGCGCAGGATGACGACGTACTGCGTCGATATCAATCCCCTCAAGCAACCAGTGCAGTTGTTCGGCGGTCAATTCCATCACGGCCTGCTGCCGGCGCGGCCAGACGAAGCGGTCTTCTTCAAGACGCTTCATCATCAGCCAGAAGCCGTTGCCGTCCCAGCCGAGCAGCTTGATGCGATTGTGACGCTGGTTACTGAACGCGTATAGCGCTGGCGCAAACGGGTCCAGTCCTGCCTGTTCTACTAGGGCGGCGAGCCCGTTGATCGACTTCCTGAAATCGACGGCTTCGCGATGAACATACACCTTGAGTCTAGCGTCGAGTCTGAACATCGCAGCGCCCCAGACTCTCGATCATGGCCGATACCAGCGACGCATCACCGGCTGTGCAGTCCAGCCGCAGCGTCACTCCGTTGGGCATCTCCACCGTCAGTTGCGAGCGCAAGGCCGGATTTGTGCCCACAGGCTCGGAGTCGGGCTTCGAGATGCTGGTCCGCTCAACGACCTCACTGCGGCCAGCCTCGCGGACCATCACAAATGCCGACGGCACGGCGAGTGTCGTCGCATCATCGACAATATCCAGCGCCCCCGCGGCGCGGCGGCGTTGCTCATGCAGCTTGATCCATCGGCGCAGCAGATTCGCGTTCACGCCGGCTTTGAGCGCCAATCCGGCCACTGAAACACCAGGTTGCAGGCAGGCCTCGATGAGCTTAAGTTTGGATTGCGAGTCGTAGCGACGCTTGCCGTCGCGCCCGACGAGGGTAACGGCGAGAAGCGCCGTATCTGAACCTGTTTGAGTCATGGCTGTGTCCACAGAATATCAGTGGACGCAGCTTGCCTTGCTCTGAACCGAGACGCTATGTGCGCATAAATTCGCGCTTACCGACCAACAGCACGGTGGGCGTACTGTCGAGCGGCCTGAGCACGACTAACAGCAACGTGGCGAGCCTGTCGTCGGCAGTCAGCAATGCGGTGATGTACGACGATTCGACGCACTCGCAAGTGACGTTGAACAAGGGCGGCTCCGCAGTGAAGCTCACGAACGTGGCGAGCGGCACGAGCGCGCTGGATGCGGTCAATTTCGGGCAGTTGACTTCGTTGTCCTCGTCGGCATCGACGGGCATCAATTCGTTGTCGACCGCACTGTCGACGTCCGGCGTGGAAATGGTGACGTCGCTGTCGACCTTGGTTGCGACTGACGTCAGTTCGCTCTCCACCGGACTGAGCACGACGACCAGCACGTTGAACAGCCTGTCGACTTCGACTTCTACGGGCATCAACTCCCTGTCGACGGCGGTGAACTCGCTGTCGGCGTCGACCTCGACGGGCATTAGCTCGCTCTCAACCGGCACGAACTCGCTGTCGGCGTCGACCTCGACGGGCATGAGCTCGCTGTCGAGCGGCATGAGTTCGCTCTCGGCGTCCACTTCGACGGCCCTCAGCTCGCTGTCCACCGGCGTGAGCTCGCTGTCCACCGGCCTGAGTTCGCTGTCGACCGGCATGAACTCGCTGTCGGCGTCCACCTCGACGGGCCTCAGCTCGCTGTCCACCGGCATGAACTCGCTGTCGGGCTCGACCTCGACGGCCATCAACTCGCTGTCGGCTTCGACCTCCACGGGCCTCAGTTCGCTGTCGACGGGCATGAACTCGCTGTCGGCGTCGACCTCGACGGGCCTCAGCTCGCTGTCCACCGGCATGAGCTCGCTGTCGGCCTCGACTTCGACGGGCCTCAGCTCGCTGTCGACCGGCATGAACTCGCTGTCGGCGTCGACTTCGACCGGCCTCAGCTCGCTGTCCACCGGCATGAGTTCGCTGTCGGCCTCGACCTCGACGGCCATCAGCTCGCTGTCCACCGGCGTGAGCTCGCTGTCCACCGGCGTGAGCTCGCTCTCGACGGGCATGAACTCGCTGTCGGCCTCGACTTCGACGGGCATCAGCTCGCTCTCGACCGGGATGAACTCGCTGTCGGCGTCGACCTCGACGGGCATCAGCTCGCTCTCGACGGGCATGAACTCGCTGTCGGCGTCGGCCTCCACGGGCATCAACTCGCTGTCGATGTCGACCTCCACGGGCATCAACTCGCTGTCCACCGGCGTCAATTCGCTCTCCACCGGCGTGAGCTCGCTCTCCACGGGCATGAGCGCGCTGTCGGCCTCGACCTCCACGGCGATCAACTCGCTCTCGACGGGCGTGGCCAACGCGGTGCAGTACGACGACGCGTCGCACACGAAGGTGACCCTGGGCGGCGCCGGCGCGAGCACGCCGGTGAAGCTCACGAACGTGGCGGACGGCGCGAGCCAGTACGACGCGGTGAACTTCGGCCAGCTGAGCTCGCTGTCGGCCTCGACCTCCACGAGCCTGAATTCGCTGTCGACGGCGGTGTCGTCCTCCACGGGCAACTTCGACTCGCTCTCGACGGGAATGGCCTCGATGTCGGCCAGCGTCAGCACGGTCACGAGTTCGGTCAACAGCCTCTCGAGCTCCACCTCGACGGGCATGGACTCGCTGTCCACCGGCGTGAACTCGCTGTCCACCGGCGTGAGCTCGCTCTCCACGGGCATGAACTCGCTGTCGGCCTCGACCTCCACGGCGATCAACTCGCTGTCCACGGGCGTAAGCTCGCTCTCGACGGGCATGAACTCGCTGTCGGCATCGACCTCGACGGCGATCAACTCGCTGTCCACGGGCGTGAGCTCGCTCTCGACGGGCATGAGCTCGCTGTCGGCATCGACCTCGACGGCGATCGACTCGCTGTCCACCGGCGTGAGCTCGCTCTCGACGGGCATGAGCTCGCTGTCGGCGTCGACCTCGACTGCCATCAGCTCGCTGTCCACGGGCATGAGCTCGCTGTCGACCGGCATCAGCTCGCTGTCCACCGGCATCAGCTCGCTCTCGACGGGCGTGAGCTCGCTGTCCACGGGCATGAGCTCGCTGTCGGCTTCGACCTCCACGGCGCTCAGCTCGCTGTCCACCGGCGTGAGTTCGCTCTCCACCGGCGTGAGCTCGCTGTCCACCGGCATCAGCTCGCTGTCGACGGGTGTCAGCTCGCTGTCCACCGGCATTAGCTCGCTGTCGACGGGTGTCAGTTCGCTGTCCACCGGCATCAGCTCGCTGTCCACGGGTGTGAGTTCGCTGTCCACCGGCGTGAGCTCGCTGTCCACCGGCGTGAGTTCGCTCTCTGAGATTGACCCGCTCTGACGGACGGATTTGCAGTTAAGAATTTGTCGTGGTCCGGCCTCCGTTAAGCGTTGAGTTGCGGGTTGTCCACGGACGGGCAGCGGGTCGCTTCTCACGACCACGACGCTGCCCGTCGGTGGGCAACTCGCAGGGTGATGCAGTTTTTGTCTTCGCGCTCAGGTTTTCGAATTCGAGCGGCGAACAATAGCCGATGCTGCTATGCAGGCGGCGTACGTTGTACCAGCCTTCCAAGAAGGAGAAGATGCGCCTCCGTGCTTGTTCATGGGTCGCGAAGTGTTCGCGCGACAGGAGCTCTGCTTCAAGCGTCCCAAAGAAGGATTCGCACATCGCATTGTCGTACGCGTCGCCGGCCGTACCCATCGACGGCTGCACGCCGGCTTCGCGGCAGCGTTTTCCGAAGGCAATTGACGTGTATTGCGACCCTTGGTCGGAATGCAAAATCACGCCCTCATGACGTCGCTGCTGGATGGCCATGTCGAGCGCGCGCAACATCAGTTCGGTGTACAAGTGGTTCGACATCGCCCAGCCGACGATGCGCCGGCTGAACACATCAAGCACCACAGCCAGAAAGAGAAAGCCTTCTGTCGTCGGAATGTAGGTGGCATCTGCGACCCACAGTATGTTGGGCCCTTCAGCATTGAAGTGCCGGCGCACGAGGTCCGGTGCGCGCCGTGCCCCGGTACGCTGGCGCGTTGTCCGTGGCCAGAGCCGTCGGGTTGCTCCCCGTAGGTCCGCGATGCGCATCAGGCGCGCGACTCGTTTGCGTCCCACGTGCACTCCCTCGCGCGCAAGTTGCGCATGGATGCGCGGCGCCCCATATGTACCTCGTGAACTCGCATGCAACGTACGAATACGCGTCAGTAGCTGAGCATCGCTACGTGACCGCTTTGATGGCTCCCGCACCAGCCACGCGTAGTAGCCGCTGGTCGAGACTCCCAGCAGCCGGGCCATCGTGGCAATGGGCCAACGGGCCTGATTTGCTCTCATGAATCCGTATCCTTCGAGGACACGGCTCCTGTCTCGCGGGCGAACCAGGCTGCAGCGTGAGAGAGAATGTCGCGCTCCGTCTTCAATTGCCGATTCTCGCGGCGCAAGCGGGTTAGTTCGTGGCGCTCAGCCGTGGTCAACCCGTCCTGACGCACGCCGGCGTCAATATCCGCCTGCGCCACCCAGTTGATTATCGTCTGCGCACTCGGCTCGAACTCTCGCGCAAGCTCCTCGGGTGTTCGACCCGCCTTCACCAGCTCGACTATGTGAGCCCGGAATTCCGCCGGGTACGGTGCTCGATGCTTGCCCATTTCGGCACCCCCTTGTTCCAAAGGATAGGTGTCCGTTTTGGCGGGTCAATCTCACTCCACCGGCGTGAGCTCGCTCTCCACCGGTGTCAGCTCGCTCTCCACGGGCATGAACTCGCTGTCGGCGTCCACGTCGACCGCCATCAGTTCGCTCTCGACGGGCGTGAGCTCGCTGTCCACGGGCATCAGCTCGCTGTCCACGGGCGTGAGTTCGCTCTCCACGGGCATGAGCTCGCTGTCGGCGTCGACGTCGACCGCGATCAGCTCGCTGTCGACCGGTATGAGTTCGCTGTCGACCGGTGTGAGCTCGCTCTCGACGGCGGTCAGTTCGCTGTCCACCGGCGTGAGTTCGCTGTCCACCGGCATCAGCTCGCTGTCCACGGGCGTGAGTTCGCTGTCCACCGGCATGAACTCGTTGTCGAGCTCGACGTCGACCGCCATCACCTCGCTGTCGACCGGCGTGAGCTCGCTCTCAACAGGTGTCAGTTCGCTCTCCACGGGCATGAGCTCGCTGTCGGCCTCGACCTCGACCGCGATCAGCTCGCTGTCCACGGGCGTGAGTTCGCTGTCGACCGGTATCAGCTCGCTGTCCACGGGTGTCAGTACGCTGTCCACGGGCATGAGCTCGCTGTCGGCCTCGACCTCGACCGCGATCAGCTCGCTGTCCACCGGTGTCAGCTCGCTGTCGACGGGCATCAGTTCGCTGTCCACGGGTGTCAGCTCGCTCTCCACGGGGATGAACTCGCTGTCGGCGTCGACTTCGACGGCCATCAGCTCGCTGTCCACGGGTGTCAGCTCGCTGTCCACCGGCATTAGCTCCCTGTCCACCGGCGTGAGCTCGCTCTCCACGGGCATGAACTCGCTGTCGGCCTCGACTTCGACGGGCATCAGCTCGCTCTCCACGGGCATGAACTCGCTGTCGGCGTCGACTTCGACGGGCCTCAGCTCGCTGTCGACGGGCATGAACTCGCTGTCGGCGTCGACCTCGACGGGCATGAGCTCGCTGTCGACGGGCATGAACTCGCTGTCGGCCTCGACCTCGACGGGCATCAGTTCGCTGTCGACGGGCATGAACTCGCTGTCGGCCTCGACCTCGACGGGCCTGAGCTCGCTGTCGACGGGCATGAACTCGCTGTCGGCCTCGACTTCGACGGGCATCAGCTCGCTGTCGACGGGCATGAACTCGTTGTCGAGCTCGACCTCGACGGCGATCAACTCGCTGTCGGCCTCGACCTCGACGGGCATCAGTTCGCTCTCCACCGGCGTGAGTTCGCTCTCGACGGGCATGAACTCGCTGTCGAGCTCAACTTCGACGGGCATCGCGTCGTTGTCCACGGGTGTGAACTCGCTGTCGATGTCCACGTCCTCGGCGATCAACTCGCTCTCGACGGGCGTGGCCAACTCGGTGCAATACGATGACGCGTCGCACACGAAGGTGACGCTGGGCGGCGCCGGCTCGACGACGCCGGTGACGCTCACGAACGTGGCGGACGGCACGAGCCAGTACGACGCGGTGAACTTCGGCCAGCTGAGCTCGCTCTCGGCGTCGAGCTCGACGGGGATCAACTCGCTCTCCACGGGTCTGAGCTCGCTGTCGGTTTCGACTTCGACCGCGGTCGACTCGCTCTCCACGGGCGTGAGTTCGCTGTCGACGTCGACCTCGAGCGCGATCAGTTCGCTGTCAACGGGCGTGGATTCGCTCTCGACGGGCGTGAGCTCGCTGTCGACCTCGACTTCGAGCGCGATCAGCTCGCTGTCCACGGGTGTCGACTCGCTCTCGACGGGCGTGAGTTCGCTGTCCACGGGCATCAGCTCGCTCTCGACGGGCGTGAGCTCGCTGTCGACCTCGACCTCGAGCGCAATCAGCTCGCTGTCCACGGGTGTCGACTCGCTCTCGACGGGCGTGAGTTCGCTCTCCACGGGCATCAGCTCGCTCTCGACGGGCATGAGCTCGCTGTCGACCTCGACTTCGAGCGCGATCAGCTCGCTGTCGACCGGTGTCGACTCGCTCTCGACGGGCGTGAGCTCGCTCTCCACCGGCATGAGCTCGCTGTCGACCTCGACCTCCACGGCGATCAGCTCGCTGTCGACGGGTGTGGATTCGCTCTCGACGGGCGTGAGCTCGCTGTCCACGTCGTCGTCCACGGCGATTAGCTCGCTGTCGACGGGCATGAGCTCGCTGTCGACCTCGACTTCGACGGCGATCAACTCGCTGTCCACGGGTGTGGATTCGCTCTCGACGGGCATCAGCTCGCTGTCGACGTCGTCCTCGACGGCGATCAGCTCGCTGTCCACGGGTGTGAGTTCGCTCTCGACGGGCATGAGCTCGCTGTCGAGCTCCACTTCGACGGGCATCAGCTCGCTGTCCACGGGTGTGAGTTCGCTCTCCACGGGCATCAGTTCGCTCTCCACGGGCATGAGCTCGCTGTCGACCTCGACTTCGACGGCGATCAGCTCGCTGTCGACCGGTGTGGATTCGCTGTCCACCGGCATGAGCTCGCTGTCGACTTCGACTTCGAGCGCGATCAGCTCGCTGTCGACCGGTGTGGATTCGCTCTCGACGGGCATCAGCTCGCTGTCGACCTCGTCGTCGACGGCCGTTAGCTCGCTGTCCACGGGCATGAGCTCGCTGTCCACCTCGACCTCGACGGCGATCACGTCGCTGTCCACGGGTGTGGATTCGCTCTCGACGGGCATCAGCTCGCTGTCCACGTCGTCTTCGACCGCGATCTCGTCGTTGTCGACGGGGGTCAGCTCGCTGTCCACCGGCATCAGCTCGCTGTCGACGGGTATCTCGTCGCTGTCGACCGGATTCGATTCCCTGTCCACGTCCATCTCGACCGGCATGGATTCCATGTCGACGAGCGTGAGCTCCATATCGACCAGCATCGACTCGATGTCGACCACGGTCAGCACCGCGATGAGCGATGTCACGAGCATCTCCACGGCGGTCAGTACCGCGGTGAACGGCGGCGGCATGAAGTACTTCCATGCCAACTCGGTCCTCATCGATTCGTCGGCAACGGGTAAGAACTCGATCGCGATCGGCGGCAACGCTTCGGCGACGGCCGACAATTCGGTGGCGCTCGCGACGAATGCCGTGGCGGATCAGGCGAACACGGTGTCCTTCGGCAACAGCACGGACAAGCTGCGCATCACGCATATCGCGGACGGTATCGCCAGCGACGACGTTGCAACGGTCGGTCAGTTGAAGGAGTCTGGCCTGTACGACGGCGGCAACACGGCGACGAAGGCTGCAGTCACGTTCGACACCGACGCCAATGGCAACAACGACTACGGCAACATCACGCTCGGTGGCACCAACGGCACGCAGATCCACAACGTGCAGGACGGCGTCGCTCCGACGGACCTGGCCAACAAGGAGCAGTTGGACGCTCTGGCCGCGTCCATCACGAACGTGACGGCAAACGCCAATCCGCTGTTCGCAGCGGACGGAGACCGGACGACGGAAG from Caballeronia sp. Lep1P3 harbors:
- the tnpB gene encoding IS66 family insertion sequence element accessory protein TnpB (TnpB, as the term is used for proteins encoded by IS66 family insertion elements, is considered an accessory protein, since TnpC, encoded by a neighboring gene, is a DDE family transposase.); the protein is MFRLDARLKVYVHREAVDFRKSINGLAALVEQAGLDPFAPALYAFSNQRHNRIKLLGWDGNGFWLMMKRLEEDRFVWPRRQQAVMELTAEQLHWLLEGIDIDAVRRHPARQYRHIG
- a CDS encoding transposase gives rise to the protein MTQTGSDTALLAVTLVGRDGKRRYDSQSKLKLIEACLQPGVSVAGLALKAGVNANLLRRWIKLHEQRRRAAGALDIVDDATTLAVPSAFVMVREAGRSEVVERTSISKPDSEPVGTNPALRSQLTVEMPNGVTLRLDCTAGDASLVSAMIESLGRCDVQTRR
- a CDS encoding beta strand repeat-containing protein; its protein translation is MYDDSTHSQVTLNKGGSAVKLTNVASGTSALDAVNFGQLTSLSSSASTGINSLSTALSTSGVEMVTSLSTLVATDVSSLSTGLSTTTSTLNSLSTSTSTGINSLSTAVNSLSASTSTGISSLSTGTNSLSASTSTGMSSLSSGMSSLSASTSTALSSLSTGVSSLSTGLSSLSTGMNSLSASTSTGLSSLSTGMNSLSGSTSTAINSLSASTSTGLSSLSTGMNSLSASTSTGLSSLSTGMSSLSASTSTGLSSLSTGMNSLSASTSTGLSSLSTGMSSLSASTSTAISSLSTGVSSLSTGVSSLSTGMNSLSASTSTGISSLSTGMNSLSASTSTGISSLSTGMNSLSASASTGINSLSMSTSTGINSLSTGVNSLSTGVSSLSTGMSALSASTSTAINSLSTGVANAVQYDDASHTKVTLGGAGASTPVKLTNVADGASQYDAVNFGQLSSLSASTSTSLNSLSTAVSSSTGNFDSLSTGMASMSASVSTVTSSVNSLSSSTSTGMDSLSTGVNSLSTGVSSLSTGMNSLSASTSTAINSLSTGVSSLSTGMNSLSASTSTAINSLSTGVSSLSTGMSSLSASTSTAIDSLSTGVSSLSTGMSSLSASTSTAISSLSTGMSSLSTGISSLSTGISSLSTGVSSLSTGMSSLSASTSTALSSLSTGVSSLSTGVSSLSTGISSLSTGVSSLSTGISSLSTGVSSLSTGISSLSTGVSSLSTGVSSLSTGVSSLSEIDPL